One Salvelinus fontinalis isolate EN_2023a unplaced genomic scaffold, ASM2944872v1 scaffold_0073, whole genome shotgun sequence DNA window includes the following coding sequences:
- the LOC129842877 gene encoding olfactory receptor 1361-like: MSYLTSDPNQTENIDTIIRPPYFFISGFIDIPHMKYYYIFLCFVYIISLMGNTFVMMVIYMDSSLHSPKYIAVFNLAFTDVCGSTAMVPKVLDMFLFSRQLISYNQCLTSLFFIFLFLTMQSFNLTILSYDRLVAICCPLRYHMMVTHRSMFQLTGAAWAFAVFMVLLAVCLITRLSFCRSLVINSYFCDHGPLFRLAAPCSDVVPNIVMSYLNPSIILYFPMVFIVSSYICITHALFTITLPQNRVRAVKTCTSHLILVAIFYLPINFTYFLHPIIPTNARIINLSLTVVLPPMLNPIIYVLKTEEFKESVKKLLCKRGSQRAVVPVQST; the protein is encoded by the exons ATGAGttacctgacctctgaccctaaccAGACAGAGAACATTGACACCATTATCCGACCCCCTTACTTCTTCATCAGTGGTTTCATCGATATCCCCCACATGAAGTACTATTACATCTTCCTCTGCTTCGTATACATCATCTCTCTG ATGGGCAACACCTTTGTCATGATGGTTATCTACATGGACAGCAGTCTCCACAG CCCCAAGTACATTGCTGTGTTCAACCTGGCCTTCACAGACGTGTGTGGCAGCACTGCCATGGTCCCCAAGGTCCTGGATATGTTCCTGTTCAGCAGACAGCTCATCTCCTACAACCAGTGCCTCACTAGCCTCTtcttcatcttcctcttcctcaccaTGCAGTCCTTCAACCTCACCATCCTCTCCTACGACAGACTGGTGGCCATCTGCTGCCCACTCAG GTACCATATGATGGTGACTCACAGGTCCATGTTCCAGCTGACGGGTGCTGCCTGGGCGTTTGCTGTGTTCATGGTGTTGCTGGCTGTGTGCCTCATCACCCGACTCTCCTTCTGCCG gtcTCTGGTGATCAACAGCTACTTCTGTGACCACGGTCCCCTGTTCCGTCTGGCGGCCCCCTGTTCTGATGTGGTCCCTAACATAGTGATGTCATATCTCAACCCCAGTATAATCCTCTATTTCCCCATGGTCTTCATCGTATCATCATACATCTGTATCACACACGCCCTGTTCACCATCACACTGCCCCAGAACAG aGTCAGAGCCGTGAAGACGTGTACCTCACACCTGATACTTGTAGCCATATTCTACCTGCCTATTAATTTCACCTACTTCCTTCACCCAATCATACCAACCAACGCCCGGAtcatcaacctctccctgaccgtgGTACTGCCGCCAATGCTAAACCCCATCATATATGTTCTGAAGACAGAGGAGTTTAAGGAATCGGTCAAGAAGCTGCTTTGTAAAAGAGGATCCCAGAGAGCTGTAGTGCCGGTCCAATCAACATGA